The following coding sequences are from one Bifidobacterium sp. window:
- a CDS encoding alpha/beta fold hydrolase codes for MSSQHSKIHEGQAFGCLPIPDNVQALVIDATVGPITAIHAPVAEGTPAKGTALFIPGFTGSKEDFYDIFALLPGLGWDVWAYSQRGQGDSVAPQGVQAYGRDQTATDALEIAGIITEASGCDGIHLLGHSFGGLVAQASVIKNPKPFRSLTLMSSGPHGWPGRKADLRERLLDSKGVDLWRLDNPDKADWPDSKLDVLQRFLRERSERTSTEQLLGAIDQLANVHDTTFEVKDTKLPVLVFHGEDDNWAWPQEWQHRMAKLIGARYEIIPDAAHCPNGENPVPTAALLDEFWSQH; via the coding sequence ATGTCTTCTCAACACTCGAAAATTCACGAAGGACAAGCTTTTGGCTGCCTTCCAATACCAGATAATGTGCAAGCACTAGTTATTGACGCCACAGTTGGTCCGATAACGGCTATTCATGCCCCTGTTGCAGAAGGGACTCCAGCCAAAGGCACAGCTTTGTTCATACCGGGCTTTACGGGAAGCAAAGAAGATTTTTATGATATCTTTGCTCTTCTACCAGGGCTTGGTTGGGATGTTTGGGCATACTCTCAGCGTGGTCAAGGTGATTCTGTGGCTCCGCAGGGAGTCCAAGCTTACGGAAGAGATCAAACCGCTACTGATGCTTTAGAAATCGCAGGCATCATTACTGAGGCTTCAGGTTGTGATGGTATTCACTTGTTGGGGCACAGTTTCGGCGGACTTGTTGCACAAGCAAGCGTAATAAAGAATCCGAAGCCATTCCGGAGTCTGACGTTGATGAGTTCAGGCCCTCATGGTTGGCCAGGCAGAAAGGCTGACCTGCGCGAACGGCTTCTGGACAGTAAAGGCGTAGATCTCTGGCGCTTGGATAATCCAGACAAAGCTGATTGGCCGGATAGCAAACTTGATGTGCTACAGCGCTTTCTACGGGAGCGTTCGGAGCGAACAAGTACCGAACAGCTCCTTGGCGCAATAGACCAGCTCGCTAACGTGCATGACACAACGTTCGAGGTGAAAGATACCAAACTCCCCGTACTGGTGTTCCATGGAGAAGATGACAACTGGGCTTGGCCACAGGAATGGCAACATCGCATGGCAAAGCTCATTGGCGCAAGATATGAAATCATCCCTGATGCGGCACATTGCCCGAACGGTGAAAACCCCGTTCCGACGGCGGCACTGCTTGACGAATTCTGGTCACAGCACTGA
- a CDS encoding Dps family protein, translating into MALKFTVPGLDEAASEKIISILQNRLSQEQEAALVLKHAHWNVTGPNFIGVHEMIDPEVEAVLAQADETAERISTLGGSPDGRPDAILRNRSWKGIDLTGRQSTESFLKALVEYYDSFIADDRKAIAELDELDVISSNIVQDHVQELEKFQWFMRSHLV; encoded by the coding sequence ATGGCATTGAAATTCACCGTTCCAGGACTGGATGAAGCAGCTTCGGAAAAAATTATTTCCATTCTCCAGAATCGTTTGAGTCAAGAGCAAGAGGCTGCTCTAGTACTCAAGCATGCCCACTGGAATGTCACCGGGCCAAACTTTATCGGCGTTCATGAAATGATTGATCCTGAAGTTGAGGCAGTTCTTGCACAGGCTGATGAGACTGCAGAGCGCATTTCCACACTCGGTGGGTCACCAGACGGACGCCCAGATGCAATTCTTCGCAACCGTTCATGGAAGGGTATCGACCTGACCGGTCGTCAATCCACCGAAAGCTTCCTGAAGGCTCTCGTCGAGTATTATGATTCCTTCATTGCGGATGATCGCAAGGCGATTGCCGAACTGGATGAATTGGACGTCATCAGCTCAAACATCGTTCAGGATCATGTACAGGAGCTAGAGAAGTTCCAGTGGTTCATGCGTTCACATCTCGTATGA
- a CDS encoding ABC transporter permease, with product MRYFLGKIGLFLLTLWAAITVNFMLPRLMPGSPADAAIAKLAQNGPVTAEMRTAIEAQLGVPSGSVWSQYVQYLNNVIHFDFGVSYSYFPQTVSSLIGTALPYTLTLVGLVTILAFILGTFIGAAAAWKRGSALDTVAVVGSQFLSALPYFWISLLFLYFLGYQLGWFPTSGAYSAEVVPGFNWSFISDAIYHAIMPACTILITSMGGYISGMRMTMVGTLGEDYVTFAEANGLRNRTVMLKYAARNAILPNITSFGLVLGGVVGGSLLVETVFNYPGIGMLLYRAVTNQDYPLMQSLFLMVTASVLVANFIVDILYGILDPRTR from the coding sequence GTGCGATACTTCCTAGGAAAAATCGGCTTGTTCCTGTTGACGCTGTGGGCGGCAATAACGGTCAACTTCATGTTGCCTCGTTTGATGCCGGGTTCACCGGCGGATGCCGCAATCGCCAAGCTCGCTCAGAACGGCCCTGTGACCGCGGAAATGCGAACTGCAATCGAAGCGCAGCTCGGTGTCCCATCGGGATCAGTGTGGTCTCAGTACGTGCAATATCTCAACAACGTTATTCATTTTGATTTCGGTGTTTCATACAGTTACTTCCCTCAGACGGTATCTAGTCTGATTGGTACAGCTTTGCCTTATACGCTGACCTTGGTCGGCTTGGTTACTATACTGGCCTTCATCTTGGGAACCTTTATCGGAGCAGCTGCAGCATGGAAGCGCGGTTCAGCTTTAGATACCGTTGCTGTTGTCGGCAGCCAGTTCCTCTCCGCTTTGCCTTACTTCTGGATTTCACTATTGTTCCTGTACTTCCTCGGCTATCAGCTGGGCTGGTTCCCAACATCCGGTGCATATTCAGCTGAAGTGGTTCCAGGATTCAATTGGTCTTTCATCTCCGATGCCATTTATCACGCCATTATGCCGGCGTGCACCATTCTCATAACGTCTATGGGCGGATACATTTCCGGCATGCGTATGACCATGGTTGGAACATTAGGAGAAGACTATGTGACCTTTGCAGAAGCGAACGGTCTACGTAACCGCACAGTAATGCTCAAATACGCTGCACGTAATGCTATCCTCCCGAATATCACATCCTTCGGTCTGGTTCTCGGAGGCGTTGTTGGTGGCTCGTTGCTGGTTGAAACGGTATTTAACTACCCAGGCATCGGCATGCTGCTCTATCGCGCAGTTACTAATCAGGATTATCCATTAATGCAGTCACTGTTCCTCATGGTCACCGCTAGCGTGCTCGTGGCGAACTTCATTGTGGACATTCTCTACGGCATTCTTGATCCAAGGACACGATGA
- a CDS encoding ABC transporter permease, with amino-acid sequence MMAQHNKQHSHAKNDDVDTSPFTVIKRSFLTIWEVPKARFGIIVFCFFVLLAIFGPMLTPYDPRASIFDRGIQPNAQHWLGTTATGEDVLSQLMYGARISVFVALVAGFLSTVIAVLVGLCWGYIRSFAGEFIGFIVNMFLVIPSLPLMIVIAAYLQNGGLLVIIMVMVLTGWAWGARVLRSQTQSLRSRDFVTAATFSGEGSMRVILHEIFPNMLSLIISGFFGSATASALAEAGLEFLGLGDSTTVSWGTMLYWAQNNNALLTGQWVLLFAPGLMIALLAASMAFINFGVDRLSNPRLREGN; translated from the coding sequence ATGATGGCACAACATAATAAACAACATTCTCACGCAAAAAATGACGATGTGGATACTAGTCCTTTCACAGTAATTAAGCGCAGCTTCCTCACCATATGGGAAGTACCGAAAGCACGATTCGGTATCATCGTGTTCTGTTTCTTTGTGCTTCTGGCAATCTTTGGCCCGATGCTTACACCGTACGATCCACGAGCAAGCATTTTTGATCGAGGTATACAACCTAACGCTCAACACTGGCTCGGTACCACAGCAACTGGTGAGGACGTGTTGTCACAGCTGATGTATGGTGCGAGAATCTCAGTGTTCGTTGCACTGGTGGCAGGTTTTCTCTCAACGGTTATCGCGGTGCTGGTAGGTCTGTGCTGGGGATATATTCGTTCATTCGCAGGCGAATTCATCGGATTTATCGTCAACATGTTCCTGGTTATTCCGTCACTGCCATTGATGATTGTTATCGCAGCGTATCTGCAGAACGGCGGTCTGCTAGTCATCATCATGGTTATGGTCTTGACTGGTTGGGCTTGGGGAGCGCGTGTGCTGAGGTCGCAGACGCAGTCACTACGTTCGCGCGATTTCGTTACCGCTGCCACGTTCAGTGGCGAAGGTTCGATGCGAGTGATACTGCATGAGATATTTCCAAATATGCTCTCACTGATCATTTCAGGATTCTTTGGATCAGCAACTGCTTCAGCATTAGCAGAAGCAGGTCTGGAATTCCTTGGTCTTGGTGATTCAACCACAGTCAGCTGGGGCACGATGCTCTACTGGGCACAAAATAACAATGCCTTGCTTACAGGGCAATGGGTGCTGCTGTTCGCTCCAGGTCTGATGATTGCATTACTTGCTGCCTCTATGGCATTCATTAATTTTGGTGTGGATCGCTTGAGCAATCCTCGTCTTCGTGAAGGGAACTGA
- a CDS encoding GH36-type glycosyl hydrolase domain-containing protein — MTVDPQDSNIPDNQTPTWANWKQKQESDLTITNGDVRIAFTEFGDITSISSGELQISQYSPSMHDAGIAGLWLRRHDQEGIVSAPLIGVRSHSAWGLAQGAAVWKGSDLGASWVVTLSIDPQSALWAWNVSVTPDNESVSSSTGTEWDIVTEQDLALAPKAQALTSEPYISQYIAYRTAELPELGRVVAARQTMSCAPQMPLLVSAIREGARAHLTDGFDFFGKQARLGAHPQVLDDPTWNDGFTNQYEFGMIALLSQPRKDEQQDQQQSLEWTQVFAFDPDFRGEMPEACKEYTQRALARLDVFLTDSIADVQDIKLTPAGEARTEDGHGPSLLAIAPVLDGDDLTDEDFLALGNGEITDQESDERGHVLSYFADRATHVVSKAKELLVSRSHGQILLAGSVQTPDRPVLASTSYAPGVFASHIVFGNTNMNRLISVQRTSLNLLRSEGMRILVRKNDQWQMLGVPSAFIMELGGSRWVYRFGEQTITVSTTACAQRDALKLQFESSEPLDIMVSADVEFPENWTTRSINNAEHIDAIQLTPAAGTSIEGHCPKLSYVFAAQDAQISGDGPLFGLDSAQSEGSAVLTFSKQQASQFKLVVAASMDSSAEAVECANTVLQDDTSLLDELSAQFEYINGFMDDFSIHDGGRLNEWNEGAPWFVQNALVHFLSPHGLEQYSGAAWGTRDVCQGPFEMALAFGHFDIAHDIILKVFGHQNPDGSLPQWFMFDEYAEMFQHDSHGDIPVWPLMAVYEYLEAGGDRALLSEAVDYWDDANHTGATPTVADHLEQTLEYIRTHRVPGTELFCYGEGDWDDTLQPAQQSMKKEMASTWTIALLFQATTALHRLLGELGYADLAEEFNAEAQGIKQQFASNFIYDDVLAGYVVFTADGPMPVIHPEDTRTGLNYRLIPMTRSIIAGLLSPQGAHSHEELIEEHLHYPDGVRLMNQPAHYQDGITTYFKRGEQAANIGREIGLMYTHAHIRYTEALSQLGRDTVAEELLRISPVNQFKRMSTSEIRQRNCYFASSDADFPDRYTAAEQWNRLKAGATDPVGVRGGWRVYSSGPGIYLRQMVQHVFGLQLHTDSVSIDPIMKLEDDGVSVQLNLFGTKRTLRYHLSDDDAPVVVSVEGKQLSGNPYDLPYRRGGLVVSAQTLEGADVIDISVGVHRAKI, encoded by the coding sequence ATGACTGTTGACCCTCAGGATTCCAATATTCCTGATAACCAAACCCCAACATGGGCGAATTGGAAGCAGAAGCAGGAATCTGATCTGACCATCACGAACGGAGATGTGCGTATTGCGTTCACCGAATTCGGCGACATTACTAGCATCAGCTCAGGTGAACTTCAAATTTCACAGTACTCTCCAAGTATGCATGACGCAGGCATCGCCGGTTTGTGGTTGCGTCGTCATGATCAGGAAGGGATTGTTAGTGCTCCGCTGATTGGTGTCAGATCACACTCAGCTTGGGGATTAGCACAGGGTGCAGCTGTCTGGAAGGGCTCCGATTTAGGCGCTTCATGGGTGGTTACCCTGTCTATCGATCCGCAGTCTGCACTGTGGGCTTGGAACGTTAGCGTTACCCCTGACAATGAATCTGTGTCATCGTCTACTGGCACTGAGTGGGATATTGTCACCGAGCAAGATCTAGCTCTAGCTCCCAAAGCCCAAGCGCTTACCAGTGAACCGTATATTTCTCAGTACATTGCTTACAGAACGGCTGAGCTTCCTGAACTTGGACGTGTTGTGGCAGCTCGCCAAACCATGTCTTGCGCTCCCCAGATGCCATTGCTAGTGAGCGCCATCAGAGAAGGTGCTCGTGCACATCTCACTGACGGATTTGATTTCTTCGGTAAGCAGGCTCGTTTAGGCGCTCATCCACAGGTGTTGGATGATCCAACGTGGAATGACGGCTTTACTAATCAATACGAATTCGGCATGATTGCCTTGCTCTCTCAGCCTCGTAAGGATGAGCAACAGGACCAGCAGCAGTCGTTGGAATGGACGCAAGTTTTTGCCTTCGATCCTGACTTCCGCGGTGAGATGCCAGAAGCATGTAAAGAATATACGCAACGAGCACTCGCACGACTTGACGTCTTCCTCACGGATTCTATTGCTGACGTGCAAGATATCAAGCTGACCCCTGCTGGGGAGGCCAGGACGGAGGATGGACACGGTCCTTCTCTGCTTGCCATTGCTCCTGTACTCGATGGTGATGATCTCACTGACGAAGATTTTCTTGCTCTCGGTAACGGCGAAATCACGGATCAGGAATCAGATGAACGTGGACATGTATTGTCATACTTCGCTGACAGAGCTACTCATGTGGTTTCCAAGGCGAAAGAGCTGCTAGTCAGCCGTTCACACGGGCAGATTTTGCTGGCGGGTAGTGTTCAAACACCAGACCGTCCTGTTCTCGCTTCAACGTCGTATGCCCCAGGGGTTTTCGCTTCTCATATCGTGTTTGGCAACACCAACATGAATCGTCTGATCTCTGTGCAACGCACGAGTTTGAACCTCTTACGTTCTGAGGGTATGCGCATCTTAGTGCGCAAGAATGATCAGTGGCAGATGCTGGGCGTTCCCTCAGCCTTCATCATGGAATTAGGCGGATCACGATGGGTGTACCGCTTCGGTGAGCAGACTATAACCGTTAGCACAACAGCATGCGCTCAGCGTGATGCTCTGAAGTTGCAGTTCGAGTCGAGTGAACCACTGGATATCATGGTGAGCGCAGATGTGGAATTCCCTGAGAATTGGACTACTCGGAGTATCAATAATGCTGAACACATCGATGCAATCCAGCTAACACCTGCCGCTGGAACCTCAATTGAAGGTCATTGCCCGAAACTGAGCTATGTGTTTGCAGCTCAAGATGCACAAATCAGTGGTGACGGTCCCTTATTTGGTTTGGACTCTGCACAATCTGAAGGTTCAGCAGTGTTGACCTTTAGTAAGCAACAGGCGAGCCAATTCAAACTGGTGGTAGCAGCGAGTATGGATTCATCCGCTGAAGCTGTCGAATGCGCCAACACCGTGTTGCAGGATGACACATCGCTGCTTGATGAGTTAAGTGCACAGTTCGAATATATCAATGGCTTTATGGACGATTTCAGCATTCATGATGGTGGAAGGCTGAACGAGTGGAATGAGGGAGCTCCGTGGTTTGTTCAGAACGCACTAGTCCACTTCCTTTCTCCGCACGGTCTTGAACAGTATTCGGGAGCTGCATGGGGCACGCGTGACGTCTGCCAAGGGCCCTTCGAAATGGCTTTAGCTTTTGGTCACTTCGACATTGCGCATGACATCATTCTCAAGGTCTTCGGACATCAGAATCCTGATGGCTCCTTGCCGCAGTGGTTCATGTTCGACGAATATGCAGAAATGTTCCAGCACGATTCTCATGGAGACATTCCTGTTTGGCCTCTTATGGCGGTGTATGAATACCTTGAGGCAGGTGGTGACCGAGCTCTACTTAGTGAAGCAGTAGATTATTGGGATGATGCCAATCACACTGGTGCCACACCCACCGTTGCTGATCACCTTGAACAAACACTTGAATATATTCGCACTCATCGTGTGCCGGGGACAGAACTCTTCTGCTACGGCGAGGGTGATTGGGACGATACATTGCAACCAGCACAGCAGTCAATGAAGAAAGAAATGGCTTCAACCTGGACTATTGCTTTGCTATTCCAAGCAACCACGGCATTGCATCGTTTACTCGGTGAGCTTGGCTATGCTGATTTGGCTGAAGAATTCAACGCTGAGGCTCAAGGCATTAAGCAGCAGTTCGCTAGCAACTTTATTTATGACGATGTGCTTGCGGGCTATGTAGTATTCACAGCAGACGGTCCAATGCCAGTAATTCACCCCGAAGATACGCGTACAGGACTTAACTATCGCCTAATTCCGATGACTCGGTCAATTATCGCTGGCTTACTGTCGCCACAAGGTGCACACAGCCACGAAGAGCTGATTGAGGAACATCTACATTACCCTGATGGTGTGCGTCTGATGAATCAGCCGGCCCACTATCAAGATGGCATTACCACCTACTTCAAACGTGGTGAGCAGGCAGCAAATATCGGGCGAGAAATAGGTCTGATGTATACGCATGCGCATATTCGCTACACTGAAGCACTTTCTCAGCTTGGTAGAGATACGGTGGCTGAAGAGCTGCTGCGTATCAGTCCTGTAAATCAATTTAAGCGGATGAGTACCAGCGAAATACGACAGCGGAACTGCTATTTTGCATCGTCAGATGCCGATTTCCCTGACCGTTACACAGCTGCGGAGCAGTGGAATCGTTTGAAGGCTGGTGCAACTGATCCGGTCGGCGTGCGGGGCGGTTGGCGTGTGTACTCATCAGGCCCGGGAATTTATCTGCGTCAGATGGTTCAGCACGTATTTGGCTTGCAATTGCATACCGATAGTGTGTCAATTGACCCAATTATGAAGTTGGAAGACGACGGTGTGAGTGTACAGCTTAATCTATTTGGCACCAAGCGAACCTTGCGCTATCACCTCAGCGATGATGATGCACCGGTTGTGGTGTCAGTTGAAGGTAAACAGTTGAGCGGCAATCCTTATGATCTCCCGTACCGTCGAGGAGGGCTAGTGGTCAGTGCTCAAACCTTAGAAGGCGCTGATGTGATTGATATTAGTGTTGGTGTTCACCGAGCGAAGATCTGA
- a CDS encoding ABC transporter ATP-binding protein, which yields MMSLLNVEHLSIDYDVPDSEPFKAVKDASFELEQGEFVGLVGESGSGKSTLGFALTRLSKPPARISEGKVLFDGVDITEMSAEQLRAQRHGGFAMVLQSGMNALNPVRTIQKHFNDIFQAHNHVEKSRWTSRAQELIQKVGLPQETLNRFPGELSGGMRQRVSIALALSLEPRLMVFDEPTTALDVLVQHEVMETIRSLQKSEGFTAILISHDLGIVLESTSRVMVMHDGIIVEDATSEEILKHPKADYTKMLLSHYDDPRAVEVSVPGLKKRGEQQFEGQLTEQQKNDLTITVSNASKVYQGRRRGEKPVKAFTDVSFTLKPGEAMALVGASGSGKSTIARAITGVERPTTGEITFGSTRIDKIKSKRDLRKLHSDIQMVFQDPYAALNPLHTVEYTLMRPILNYTELRGKAARNRMLELLETVGLVPTELYTSKLPHQLSGGQRQRVVIARALASDPKVLVADEPVSMLDMTLRSGILALLDDLRVRLNVSMLYITHDLLSARLITDKIMVLNKGQVVERGDTAYVLQHPKDEYTIKLLNAIPNLGTEHKNRIVEGTTK from the coding sequence ATGATGAGCTTACTGAATGTTGAGCATCTGTCTATCGATTATGATGTGCCCGACAGCGAGCCATTCAAAGCGGTGAAGGATGCCTCATTTGAGTTGGAACAAGGAGAGTTCGTTGGACTGGTCGGTGAATCAGGATCAGGAAAGTCGACTCTAGGCTTCGCTCTTACTAGGCTTTCAAAGCCACCGGCACGCATCAGTGAAGGTAAAGTGCTCTTTGATGGTGTGGATATCACCGAGATGAGTGCTGAACAACTGCGAGCACAACGTCACGGTGGTTTCGCGATGGTGCTGCAGTCTGGCATGAACGCATTAAATCCGGTGCGAACTATACAGAAGCACTTCAACGATATTTTCCAGGCACATAACCACGTGGAAAAGAGTCGGTGGACTTCACGAGCGCAGGAGTTAATACAGAAAGTTGGCCTGCCACAGGAGACACTGAATAGATTCCCAGGAGAACTCTCCGGAGGTATGCGTCAGCGTGTGTCAATTGCTTTGGCTTTATCTCTTGAGCCAAGACTTATGGTTTTTGACGAGCCAACCACCGCATTAGATGTATTAGTGCAGCACGAAGTAATGGAAACTATCCGTTCACTGCAGAAAAGCGAAGGATTCACAGCAATCCTTATCAGCCATGACCTTGGTATCGTGTTGGAATCAACGTCGCGCGTCATGGTAATGCACGATGGCATCATTGTTGAAGATGCGACCAGTGAGGAGATCCTCAAACACCCTAAGGCCGACTACACCAAGATGCTGTTGAGTCATTATGATGACCCGAGAGCTGTTGAAGTCTCTGTTCCAGGGCTTAAGAAGCGTGGAGAGCAGCAATTCGAAGGGCAGCTTACTGAGCAGCAGAAGAATGACCTGACTATTACGGTTTCTAATGCCAGCAAGGTGTATCAGGGTCGACGCCGCGGTGAAAAGCCTGTTAAGGCTTTTACTGATGTATCCTTCACGCTTAAGCCGGGTGAGGCAATGGCGTTGGTCGGTGCATCTGGTTCAGGCAAATCGACCATTGCTAGGGCTATTACCGGCGTGGAGCGCCCTACTACTGGTGAGATTACCTTCGGTTCAACGCGAATCGATAAAATCAAAAGTAAGCGGGATCTTCGCAAGTTGCATTCGGATATCCAGATGGTATTCCAAGACCCATATGCGGCCTTAAATCCTCTGCACACCGTCGAATACACCCTGATGCGTCCAATTCTCAACTACACAGAGCTTCGTGGCAAAGCAGCGAGAAATAGAATGCTTGAGCTCCTCGAAACAGTAGGTTTGGTACCTACTGAGCTCTATACCTCGAAGTTGCCGCATCAGCTTTCTGGTGGACAGCGTCAGCGAGTGGTTATTGCGCGTGCGCTTGCTAGCGATCCCAAGGTGCTTGTGGCTGATGAACCTGTGTCCATGCTCGACATGACTCTGCGTTCCGGAATTCTGGCTTTGCTGGATGATCTTCGAGTGCGTTTGAACGTCAGCATGCTGTACATCACGCACGACTTGCTGAGTGCACGTTTGATTACTGACAAGATCATGGTCCTCAACAAAGGGCAGGTAGTTGAGCGTGGCGATACTGCATATGTGTTGCAGCATCCAAAGGACGAATACACCATCAAACTACTCAACGCGATTCCTAATCTTGGTACTGAGCATAAGAATCGTATTGTCGAGGGAACGACCAAGTAG
- the bglX gene encoding beta-glucosidase BglX, which produces MEQTQLVDLLDQMTVDEKVGQLLQLTGDFYSDKAEERTGPMTQLGLSDDDLANAGTVLGVSGAEECLKIQTAYMKRNRLHIPTLFMGDIIHGYRTIFPIPLGLASSWDEKAAETMAQVSGHEAAVSGLFVTFSPMVDLVRDPRWGRVMEATGEDPYLNGKLAAAMVHGYQGDDLRHETEHIGACVKHFAAYGAAIAGRDYNTVDMSERQLRDMYLPGYKEAIDAGAKLVMTSFNTVDGVPATGNRHLFRDILRREWGFDGVVISDFGAVKEMIAHGVAADERDAAKLAIKAGVDIEMMTICYLRNLKELIESGEVPMQVLDEAVMRILQLKNDLGLFENPMRAADVQAERDVVLSQSHRDAARTAAEESIVLLKNDDSTLPLKTSQNIAVLGPGATSQDILGAWSFKGELSDVTPLAQALQDKGVSIAVGQEEFDYLDPSQQAVAEAVSLAKDADVVVLALGEPSYMSGEASSRSDIRLPEAQIALFNEIAKVNPHIVVTLFNGRPLDLQAIEGAKVIVEAWFPGTEGGKALASILLGEVNPSAKLTMSFPVNVGQVPVYYNVDNTGRPYENDPQGKYVSRYLDVSNYAAYPFGFGMSYSDFEYGQPNVSADTFDAEQALEISVDITNISDVAGTEIVQLYVRDLVGEVSRPLKQLKGFQRVELAAQETKTVTFTLSEEDVRYVHLDERLESDSGDFDVMVGPNSHDLSEAIRVHLS; this is translated from the coding sequence ATGGAACAAACACAGTTGGTAGACCTGCTCGATCAGATGACGGTCGATGAAAAGGTTGGGCAGTTGCTTCAACTTACAGGCGACTTTTACTCAGATAAGGCCGAAGAACGAACTGGGCCAATGACTCAGCTTGGTCTGAGCGACGATGACTTAGCGAATGCAGGAACTGTATTGGGCGTCAGCGGCGCTGAGGAATGCCTGAAGATTCAAACTGCATACATGAAACGAAATCGTCTACATATCCCTACGCTATTTATGGGTGACATCATTCATGGCTATCGCACGATTTTCCCCATTCCCTTAGGTCTGGCCTCGTCGTGGGATGAGAAGGCTGCTGAAACGATGGCTCAGGTTTCGGGTCATGAGGCCGCTGTTTCTGGTCTGTTCGTCACATTTTCTCCAATGGTTGACTTAGTACGTGATCCGCGATGGGGTCGCGTTATGGAAGCAACAGGTGAAGATCCATATCTCAACGGAAAACTTGCTGCAGCGATGGTCCATGGCTATCAGGGTGACGATTTGCGTCACGAAACCGAACATATTGGCGCATGTGTGAAGCATTTTGCGGCATACGGTGCTGCTATTGCAGGACGCGATTACAACACAGTCGATATGTCCGAACGCCAGCTGCGAGATATGTATCTGCCTGGGTACAAGGAAGCGATTGACGCAGGCGCAAAACTGGTAATGACATCCTTCAACACAGTGGATGGCGTGCCAGCGACAGGGAATCGTCATTTGTTCCGCGATATTCTGCGCAGAGAATGGGGCTTCGACGGAGTCGTTATATCTGATTTCGGAGCTGTCAAGGAGATGATTGCGCACGGTGTTGCTGCTGATGAGCGTGATGCCGCAAAGCTTGCGATTAAAGCAGGCGTGGATATTGAGATGATGACGATTTGTTATCTGCGCAATCTCAAGGAACTCATCGAATCAGGTGAGGTTCCGATGCAGGTATTGGACGAAGCTGTGATGAGAATTCTTCAGCTGAAGAATGATCTGGGATTGTTCGAGAATCCTATGCGAGCAGCTGATGTACAGGCTGAACGTGATGTGGTATTAAGTCAATCTCATCGCGATGCTGCGCGCACGGCTGCAGAAGAATCCATAGTGCTGCTGAAGAATGATGATTCAACATTGCCGCTGAAAACCTCTCAGAACATCGCAGTGCTTGGGCCTGGCGCAACATCCCAGGATATTCTCGGTGCGTGGTCGTTCAAGGGCGAGCTGTCGGATGTTACGCCTCTTGCTCAAGCCTTACAGGACAAAGGAGTGAGTATTGCCGTCGGCCAAGAGGAATTCGACTATCTCGATCCTTCTCAACAAGCTGTTGCTGAGGCTGTGAGCTTGGCGAAGGATGCTGATGTTGTAGTACTTGCCCTTGGTGAACCCTCATATATGAGTGGTGAGGCATCCAGCAGGTCTGATATACGACTTCCAGAAGCACAAATCGCATTATTCAACGAGATAGCCAAGGTCAATCCTCATATTGTTGTGACATTGTTTAACGGCCGACCATTGGACTTGCAAGCTATCGAAGGTGCAAAGGTCATCGTTGAGGCTTGGTTCCCAGGTACTGAGGGTGGCAAGGCATTGGCTTCAATTCTGCTTGGAGAAGTCAACCCCTCTGCAAAGTTAACGATGTCCTTCCCTGTGAATGTTGGACAAGTGCCAGTGTATTACAACGTCGATAACACAGGACGCCCTTATGAGAACGACCCACAGGGCAAGTATGTGTCGCGTTATCTAGACGTGTCGAATTACGCAGCCTACCCCTTTGGCTTTGGGATGAGCTACAGCGACTTCGAATATGGTCAGCCTAATGTTTCCGCGGATACATTCGATGCTGAGCAAGCACTTGAAATTAGTGTTGATATCACTAATATTTCGGATGTTGCTGGCACCGAAATTGTGCAGCTCTATGTGCGTGATCTGGTTGGAGAGGTGTCAAGGCCACTCAAACAACTGAAGGGCTTCCAGCGCGTTGAACTTGCTGCGCAAGAAACGAAAACGGTCACCTTCACACTCTCAGAAGAGGATGTACGCTATGTGCATCTCGATGAGCGTTTGGAAAGCGATTCAGGCGACTTTGATGTGATGGTAGGTCCTAACAGTCATGACCTAAGCGAAGCTATTCGCGTGCATCTTTCCTGA